In Lentimicrobium sp. L6, the genomic stretch GGAGATTACTATTGGAACCAAAACAACTCATGACAACATAGAAGTTACAGTAAAGGATAATGGCGAAGGTATAAGTTCTGAAAATCTAAAGAAAATTACAGACCCATTTTTCACGACAAAACAACCAGGAAAAGGAACCGGATTGGGTTTGTCAATATGCTACAACATTATTAAAGAGCATAAAGGAGAGTTATCGTTCAAATCGAAATTAGGCAAAGGAACTACAGTAATAATATCACTATCAAAAACGACTTGATTATGGAAGAAAAGACAAAAATTATATACGTTGACGATGAAGAAGTTAATACAACATTATTTAAAATTAATTTTTCAGGAAAATATAATGTATTAACGGGTTATAGTGGTTTAGATGGATTGAAATTATTAGATGAGAATCCTGACACAAAAGTAATAATAAGCGATATGAAAATGCCCAATATGAATGGGATAGAGTTTATACAAAAAGCAAAGGCGAAATATCCTAACAAAAGATTTTATATTCTGACTGGATTTGAAATTACAGAAGAAATAAGAAAAGCCCTTGATAATGGATTAATTCATAAATACTTTAAAAAGCCCTTTAATTTAAATGAGATTGAAACAGCAATTAATGAAGCTTGATTGCGATAATAACTGGTGCCAACAATTAAGCATCGTTTTCAGCCCTAAGCCGTGGAGCTAAGCATTTGCTTATGG encodes the following:
- a CDS encoding response regulator, translating into MEEKTKIIYVDDEEVNTTLFKINFSGKYNVLTGYSGLDGLKLLDENPDTKVIISDMKMPNMNGIEFIQKAKAKYPNKRFYILTGFEITEEIRKALDNGLIHKYFKKPFNLNEIETAINEA